A section of the Amblyomma americanum isolate KBUSLIRL-KWMA chromosome 2, ASM5285725v1, whole genome shotgun sequence genome encodes:
- the LOC144122076 gene encoding general transcription factor 3C polypeptide 6-like, which translates to MAEKEEDEVFVVVELTGVIDSQVMELAGKECTILGIDTPEPVLKLGSYLFTGEYKDTIGTCVLFEECEAGTDDEAGRASSVNRPRRQKELKKLKYFGKTEKRLDMKTSFLQEKAAGRAAELLQPADAPAEDLSTELAVDDG; encoded by the coding sequence ATGGCCGAAAAAGAGGAAGATGAGGTTTTCGTCGTCGTGGAGCTCACCGGGGTCATCGACAGCCAAGTGATGGAGCTGGCCGGGAAAGAATGCACCATTCTCGGCATAGACACGCCGGAACCCGTGCTCAAGCTCGGCTCGTATTTATTTACGGGCGAGTACAAGGACACCATTGGTACGTGCGTGCTGTTCGAAGAGTGCGAGGCGGGAACAGACGACGAGGCAGGCAGGGCCAGCAGCGTCAACCGTCCGCGTCGGCAGAAGGAGCTGAAAAAGCTCAAGTACTTCGGTAAAACCGAAAAGCGGCTCGACATGAAGACATCTTTCCTGCAAGAGAAGGCGGCCGGTAGAGCCGCCGAGCTGCTGCAGCCGGCAGATGCCCCCGCGGAAGACCTGTCGACGGAGTTAGCCGTGGACGATGGTTAG